A stretch of the Streptococcus oralis genome encodes the following:
- a CDS encoding FUSC family protein, whose translation MSYFKKYKFDKSQFKLGMRTFKTGIAVFIVLLIFGFFGWKGLQIGALTAVFSLRESFDKSVHFGTSRILGNSIGGFYALVFFLLNTLFHGAFWVTLLVVPICTMLTIMTNVAMNNKAGVIGGVAAMLIITLSIPSGETFLYVFARVFETFMGVFVAILVNYDIEQLKLFWEKKRK comes from the coding sequence ATGAGTTATTTTAAAAAATATAAATTTGATAAGTCACAGTTCAAGCTTGGTATGCGAACCTTCAAAACAGGGATTGCCGTATTTATAGTTCTCTTGATTTTTGGTTTTTTTGGCTGGAAGGGGCTTCAAATCGGAGCACTAACAGCGGTCTTCAGTTTACGAGAGAGCTTTGATAAGAGTGTCCATTTTGGAACTTCGCGTATCTTAGGAAATAGCATTGGCGGTTTTTACGCCCTTGTCTTTTTCCTCTTAAATACTTTGTTTCATGGAGCCTTTTGGGTAACCTTACTAGTTGTTCCGATTTGCACCATGTTAACCATTATGACAAATGTTGCCATGAACAACAAGGCAGGAGTTATCGGTGGTGTAGCGGCTATGTTGATTATTACCCTATCAATACCGAGCGGAGAAACATTTTTGTACGTGTTTGCGCGCGTATTTGAAACATTTATGGGAGTTTTTGTCGCAATCCTTGTTAATTATGATATTGAGCAACTGAAACTCTTTTGGGAGAAAAAAAGAAAATAA
- a CDS encoding antigen I/II family LPXTG-anchored adhesin, with amino-acid sequence MKNKKEVYGFRKSKVAKTLCGAVLGTALIAFADKAVFADEVTETTSTSTVEVATTGNPATNLPEAQGEMSQVAKESQAKAGSKDSALPVEVSSADLDKAVADAKSAGVKVVQDETKDKGTATTATENAQKQDEIKSDYAKQAEEIKTTTEAYKKEVAAHQAETDKINAENKAADDKYQKDLKSHQEEVEKINTANATAKAEYEAKLAQYQKDLATVKKANEDSQQDYQNKLSAYQTELARVQKANAEAKEAYDKAVKENTAKNAALQAENEAIKQRNETAKATYEAAMKQYEADLASIKKAKEDNDADYQAKLAAYQTELARVQKANAEAKEAYDKAVKENTAKNTAIQAENEAIKQRNATAKSTYDAAVKKYEADLAAVKQANATNEADYQAKLAEYQTELARVQKANADAKATYEKAVEDNKAKNAALQAENEEIKQRNAAAKAEYEAKVAKYEADLAKYKKELAEYPAKLKAYEDEQAQIKAALVELEKNKDQDGYLSKPSAQSLVYDLEPNAQLDLKTEGKLLTAAAVDEAFKKDTDQYGKKNLQLDNLNVKNLENGATTSSVELYGNIGDKSEWTTNVGNKTEVKWGSVLLERGQSATATYTNLQNSYYNGKKISKIVYKYTVDPSSQFKNPTGKVWLGIFSDPTLGVFASAYTGDVEKGTSIFIKNEFTFYDENDQPINFDNALLSVASLNRENNSIEMAKDYTGNFIKISGSSVGEKDGKIYATETLNFKQGQGGARWTMYKNSQPNSGWDSSDAPNSWYGAGAISMSGSTNRVTVGAISATLVVPSDPVMAVENGKKPNIWYSLNGKIRAVNVPKITKEKPTPPVEPTAPQAPTYEVEKPLEPAPVAPNYENEPTPPVKTPDQPEPSKPEEPTYETEKPLEPAPVAPNYENEPTPPVKTPDQPEPSKPEEPTYETEKPLEPAPVAPNYENEPTPPVKTPDQPEPSKPEEPNYDPLPTPPVAPTPKQLPTPPAMPTVHFHYNRLFAQPQINKEIKNEDGVDIDRTLVAKQSVVKFELKTEALTAGRPKTTSFVLVDPLPTGYQFDLEATKAASKGFETSYDKASHTVTFKATEETLAAFNADLTKSFETLYPTVVGRVLNDGATYTNNFTLTVNDAYGVKSNIVRVTTPGKPNDPDNPNNNYIKPLKVNKNKQGVNIDGKEVLAGSTNYYELTWDLDQYKGDKSSKEAIQNGFYYVDDYPEEALTLQPELVKIRDLEGNLVSGISVQQYDSLEAAPKKVQDLLKKANITVKGAFQLFSADNPAEFYKNYVAAGKSLLITDPMTVKPEFGQTGGKYENKAYQIDFGNGYATEVVVNNVPKITPKKDVTISMDPSSDNIDGQTIPLNQYFNYRLIGGLIPQNHSEDLNDYSFVDDYDQKGDQYTGNYKVLAKVDIRLKDGRVIKAGTDLTAETQVEHDQDKGMITIRFKEEFLQEIQLDSPFQAETYIQMKRIAVGTFENTYVNTVNKVAYASNTVRTTTPEPKKPEEPTTPTPKPKGNPTLPQTGTNDSSYMPYLGLAALVGVLGLGQLKRKEDESN; translated from the coding sequence ATGAAAAATAAAAAAGAAGTCTATGGATTTCGTAAAAGCAAAGTTGCGAAAACTTTGTGTGGTGCTGTTTTAGGAACGGCTTTGATTGCTTTTGCAGACAAAGCAGTATTTGCTGATGAAGTTACAGAGACAACTAGTACAAGTACAGTTGAGGTAGCTACTACGGGAAACCCCGCTACAAATCTACCTGAAGCTCAGGGTGAAATGAGCCAAGTTGCCAAAGAGAGTCAAGCTAAGGCTGGTTCTAAAGACTCAGCTTTGCCAGTAGAAGTATCATCAGCTGATTTGGATAAAGCAGTTGCCGATGCAAAATCTGCAGGAGTAAAGGTGGTTCAAGATGAAACAAAAGACAAAGGAACCGCCACAACTGCTACAGAGAATGCTCAAAAACAAGATGAGATTAAAAGCGACTATGCTAAACAGGCTGAAGAAATAAAGACAACGACTGAAGCATATAAAAAGGAAGTCGCAGCTCATCAGGCTGAAACAGATAAAATCAATGCTGAAAACAAAGCAGCGGATGACAAGTATCAAAAAGATCTAAAAAGTCATCAAGAAGAAGTTGAAAAAATCAACACTGCCAATGCAACAGCTAAAGCAGAATACGAGGCTAAGCTAGCACAATATCAAAAAGATTTAGCAACTGTCAAAAAAGCAAACGAAGATAGTCAACAGGATTATCAAAATAAACTTTCAGCTTACCAGACAGAATTAGCTCGAGTACAAAAAGCTAATGCTGAAGCTAAAGAGGCATATGATAAAGCCGTAAAAGAAAACACTGCAAAAAATGCAGCGCTTCAAGCTGAAAATGAAGCGATTAAACAACGTAATGAAACTGCCAAAGCAACTTATGAAGCGGCGATGAAGCAGTATGAAGCAGACCTCGCATCTATTAAGAAAGCCAAGGAAGATAATGATGCTGATTATCAAGCTAAATTAGCAGCTTATCAAACAGAGTTGGCACGTGTTCAAAAGGCAAATGCTGAAGCTAAAGAAGCTTATGATAAAGCAGTGAAAGAAAATACTGCAAAAAATACAGCCATTCAAGCTGAAAATGAAGCGATTAAGCAACGTAACGCCACTGCAAAATCGACTTATGACGCAGCGGTGAAAAAATACGAAGCAGATTTGGCGGCAGTTAAGCAAGCAAATGCTACCAATGAAGCAGACTACCAAGCTAAGCTAGCCGAATACCAGACGGAATTAGCTCGCGTTCAAAAAGCTAATGCTGATGCAAAAGCAACTTACGAGAAGGCAGTTGAAGACAACAAGGCAAAAAATGCTGCGCTCCAAGCTGAAAATGAAGAAATCAAGCAACGCAATGCCGCCGCAAAAGCTGAATACGAAGCTAAAGTTGCGAAATATGAAGCAGATCTTGCCAAATATAAAAAAGAGTTGGCTGAGTATCCAGCTAAATTAAAGGCTTATGAAGATGAGCAGGCCCAAATTAAGGCAGCGCTTGTAGAACTTGAAAAGAATAAAGATCAAGATGGTTACTTGTCTAAGCCATCTGCTCAGAGCTTGGTTTATGATTTAGAACCGAATGCCCAACTTGACCTCAAAACAGAAGGAAAACTTCTCACTGCAGCAGCAGTTGATGAAGCCTTTAAGAAAGACACAGACCAATATGGTAAGAAAAATCTTCAGTTAGACAATCTCAATGTCAAGAACTTGGAGAACGGTGCAACTACTTCTTCAGTGGAATTGTATGGTAATATTGGAGACAAATCAGAATGGACGACCAATGTAGGGAATAAAACAGAGGTTAAATGGGGATCGGTTCTTTTAGAACGTGGACAAAGTGCTACAGCAACTTATACCAACCTTCAAAATTCATACTACAACGGTAAAAAGATTTCGAAGATTGTTTACAAATATACTGTAGATCCTTCTTCTCAATTTAAAAATCCTACTGGAAAAGTTTGGTTGGGAATCTTTAGTGACCCAACTTTGGGAGTCTTTGCTTCTGCTTACACTGGTGATGTTGAAAAAGGGACTTCAATTTTTATTAAAAATGAATTTACCTTCTATGATGAAAATGACCAACCAATTAATTTCGACAATGCCCTTCTTTCAGTTGCATCTCTAAATAGAGAAAATAATTCTATTGAGATGGCCAAGGATTACACTGGTAACTTTATTAAAATTTCCGGTTCATCTGTTGGAGAAAAAGACGGAAAGATTTATGCCACAGAAACCCTGAACTTTAAACAAGGGCAAGGTGGAGCTCGCTGGACAATGTATAAAAATAGCCAGCCTAATTCAGGATGGGATTCATCAGATGCTCCAAACTCTTGGTATGGTGCAGGAGCAATCAGCATGTCTGGTTCAACTAACCGTGTTACTGTCGGTGCCATTTCAGCTACTTTAGTAGTTCCGTCTGATCCAGTTATGGCGGTAGAAAATGGTAAGAAACCAAACATTTGGTACTCGCTCAATGGTAAAATTCGTGCGGTTAACGTTCCGAAAATTACAAAAGAAAAACCAACTCCGCCAGTAGAACCAACTGCACCACAAGCTCCAACTTATGAAGTAGAGAAACCATTGGAACCAGCTCCAGTAGCACCAAACTACGAAAATGAGCCAACTCCACCGGTAAAAACTCCAGATCAACCGGAGCCATCAAAACCAGAAGAGCCAACATATGAGACAGAGAAACCATTGGAACCAGCTCCAGTAGCACCAAACTACGAAAATGAGCCAACTCCACCGGTAAAAACTCCAGATCAACCGGAGCCATCAAAACCAGAAGAGCCAACATATGAGACAGAGAAACCATTGGAACCAGCTCCAGTAGCACCAAACTACGAAAATGAGCCAACTCCACCGGTAAAAACTCCAGATCAACCGGAGCCATCAAAACCAGAAGAGCCAAATTATGATCCATTGCCAACTCCGCCGGTAGCACCAACTCCTAAGCAGTTGCCAACACCACCAGCGATGCCAACAGTTCACTTCCATTACAATCGTCTATTTGCACAACCTCAGATTAATAAAGAAATTAAAAATGAGGACGGAGTAGATATCGACCGTACTCTCGTTGCTAAGCAGTCTGTAGTGAAGTTTGAGTTGAAAACAGAAGCGTTGACAGCTGGTCGTCCAAAAACAACTTCGTTTGTATTGGTAGATCCACTTCCAACTGGCTATCAGTTTGATTTGGAAGCAACCAAGGCTGCAAGCAAAGGTTTTGAAACAAGCTATGATAAAGCTAGTCACACTGTAACCTTTAAGGCTACTGAGGAGACCTTGGCTGCTTTCAATGCAGATTTGACAAAATCCTTTGAGACTCTATATCCAACTGTTGTTGGTCGTGTCTTGAATGATGGGGCAACTTATACAAATAACTTTACATTGACAGTCAACGACGCCTACGGTGTTAAGTCAAACATTGTTCGTGTAACGACTCCAGGTAAACCAAATGATCCTGACAATCCAAATAACAACTACATCAAGCCTTTGAAAGTTAACAAGAACAAGCAAGGTGTAAATATTGATGGTAAAGAGGTTCTAGCTGGTTCAACGAACTACTACGAACTCACATGGGATTTGGACCAATACAAGGGAGATAAATCTTCTAAAGAAGCAATTCAAAATGGTTTCTACTATGTGGATGATTATCCAGAAGAAGCCTTAACCCTTCAACCAGAATTGGTTAAGATTCGTGATCTAGAGGGCAACCTTGTATCAGGTATCAGTGTTCAACAATATGATAGTTTAGAAGCTGCTCCTAAGAAAGTTCAGGACTTGTTGAAGAAAGCAAACATCACTGTTAAAGGTGCTTTCCAACTCTTCTCAGCTGATAATCCAGCCGAATTCTACAAGAACTATGTAGCAGCAGGAAAATCATTGCTCATCACAGATCCGATGACAGTTAAACCTGAATTTGGTCAAACGGGTGGTAAGTATGAAAACAAAGCCTACCAAATTGATTTTGGAAATGGCTATGCTACAGAAGTAGTTGTCAACAACGTACCGAAAATCACACCGAAAAAAGATGTGACAATCAGTATGGATCCAAGTAGTGACAATATCGATGGTCAAACCATTCCGTTGAACCAGTACTTCAATTATCGTTTAATCGGTGGTTTGATTCCACAAAATCATTCTGAGGACTTGAATGACTATAGTTTTGTAGATGATTATGACCAAAAAGGTGATCAATACACTGGAAATTATAAAGTTCTTGCCAAGGTTGATATCCGATTGAAAGACGGTCGTGTTATTAAGGCAGGGACAGACTTAACAGCTGAAACACAGGTTGAACATGATCAAGATAAGGGAATGATTACCATTCGCTTCAAGGAAGAATTCCTTCAAGAGATTCAGTTGGATTCTCCATTCCAAGCTGAGACTTATATTCAAATGAAACGAATTGCTGTTGGAACTTTTGAAAATACCTATGTAAATACTGTGAACAAAGTTGCTTACGCTTCAAATACAGTTCGCACAACAACGCCAGAACCTAAGAAACCAGAGGAGCCAACGACTCCTACTCCAAAACCAAAAGGTAACCCTACTCTACCTCAAACAGGTACAAATGATTCAAGCTACATGCCATATCTTGGTCTAGCAGCTTTAGTAGGAGTTTTAGGACTTGGTCAGTTGAAACGTAAAGAAGACGAAAGCAACTAA
- a CDS encoding antigen I/II family LPXTG-anchored adhesin, whose amino-acid sequence MKNKKEVYGFRKSKVAKTLCGAVLGTALIAFADKAVFADEVTETTSTSTVEVATTGNPATNLPEAQGEMSQVAKESQAKAGSKDSALPVEVSSADLDKAVADAKSAGVKVVQDETKDKGTATTATENAQKQDEIKSDYAKQAEEIKTTTEAYKKEVAAHQAETDKINAENKAADDKYQKDLKSHQEEVEKINTANATAKAEYEAKLAQYQKDLATVKKANEDSQQDYQNKLSAYQTELARVQKANAEAKEAYDKAVKENTAKNAALQAENEAIKQRNETAKATYEAAMKQYEADLASIKKAKEDNDADYQAKLAAYQTELARVQKANAEAKEAYDKAVKENTAKNTAIQAENEAIKQRNATAKSTYDAAVKKYEADLAAVKQANATNEADYQAKLAEYQTELARVQKANADAKATYEKAVEDNKAKNAALQAENEEIKQRNAAAKAEYEAKVAKYEADLAKYKKEFAAYTAALAEAESKKKQDGYLSEPRSQSLNFKSEPNAIRTIDSSVHQYGQQELDALVKSWGISPTNPDRKKSTAYSYFNAINSNNTYAKLVLEKDKPVDVTYTGLKNSSFNGKKISKVVYTYTLKETGFNDGTKMTMFASSDPTVTAWYNDYFTSTNINVKVKFYDEEGQLMNLTGGLVNFSSLNRGNGSGAIDKDAIESVRNFNGRYIPISGSSIKIHENNSAYADSSNAEKSLGARWNTSEWDTTSSPNNWYGAIVGEITQSEISFNMASSKSGNIWFAFNSNINAIGVPTKPVAPTAPTQPMYETEKPLEPAPVAPNYENEPTPPVKTPDQPEPSKPEEPTYETEKPLEPAPVAPNYENEPTPPVKTPDQPEPSKPEEPTYETEKPLEPAPVAPNYENEPTPPVKTPDQPEPSKPEEPNYDPLPTPPVAPTPKQLPTPPAMPTVHFHYNRLFAQPQINKEIKNEDGVDIDRTLVAKQSVVKFELKTEALTAGRPKTTSFVLVDPLPTGYQFDLEATKAASKGFETSYDKASHTVTFKATEETLAAFNADLTKSFETLYPTVVGRVLNDGATYTNNFTLTVNDAYGVKSNIVRVTTPGKPNDPDNPNNNYIKPLKVNKNKQGVNIDGKEVLAGSTNYYELTWDLDQYKGDKSSKEAIQNGFYYVDDYPEEALTLQPELVKIRDLEGNLVSGISVQQYDSLEAAPKKVQDLLKKANITVKGAFQLFSADNPAEFYKNYVAAGKSLLITDPMTVKPEFGQTGGKYENKAYQIDFGNGYATEVVVNNVPKITPKKDVTISMDPSSDNIDGQTIPLNQYFNYRLIGGLIPQNHSEDLNDYSFVDDYDQKGDQYTGNYKVLAKVDIRLKDGRVIKAGTDLTAETQVEHDQDKGMITIRFKEEFLQEIQLDSPFQAETYIQMKRIAVGTFENTYVNTVNKVAYASNTVRTTTPEPKKPEEPTTPTPKPKGNPTLPQTGTNDSSYMPYLGLAALVGVLGLGQLKRKEDESN is encoded by the coding sequence ATGAAAAATAAAAAAGAAGTCTATGGATTTCGTAAAAGCAAAGTTGCGAAAACTTTGTGTGGTGCTGTTTTAGGAACGGCTTTGATTGCTTTTGCAGACAAAGCAGTATTTGCTGATGAAGTTACAGAGACAACTAGTACAAGTACAGTTGAGGTAGCTACTACGGGAAACCCCGCTACAAATCTACCTGAAGCTCAGGGTGAAATGAGCCAAGTTGCCAAAGAGAGTCAAGCTAAGGCTGGTTCTAAAGACTCAGCTTTGCCAGTAGAAGTATCATCAGCTGATTTGGATAAAGCAGTTGCCGATGCAAAATCTGCAGGAGTAAAGGTGGTTCAAGATGAAACAAAAGACAAAGGAACCGCCACAACTGCTACAGAGAATGCTCAAAAACAAGATGAGATTAAAAGCGACTATGCTAAACAGGCTGAAGAAATAAAGACAACGACTGAAGCATATAAAAAGGAAGTCGCAGCTCATCAGGCTGAAACAGATAAAATCAATGCTGAAAACAAAGCAGCGGATGACAAGTATCAAAAAGATCTAAAAAGTCATCAAGAAGAAGTTGAAAAAATCAACACTGCCAATGCAACAGCTAAAGCAGAATACGAGGCTAAGCTAGCACAATATCAAAAAGATTTAGCAACTGTCAAAAAAGCAAACGAAGATAGTCAACAGGATTATCAAAATAAACTTTCAGCTTACCAGACAGAATTAGCTCGAGTACAAAAAGCTAATGCTGAAGCTAAAGAGGCATATGATAAAGCCGTAAAAGAAAACACTGCAAAAAATGCAGCGCTTCAAGCTGAAAATGAAGCGATTAAACAACGTAATGAAACTGCCAAAGCAACTTATGAAGCGGCGATGAAGCAGTATGAAGCAGACCTCGCATCTATTAAGAAAGCCAAGGAAGATAATGATGCTGATTATCAAGCTAAATTAGCAGCTTATCAAACAGAGTTGGCACGTGTTCAAAAGGCAAATGCTGAAGCTAAAGAAGCTTATGATAAAGCAGTGAAAGAAAATACTGCAAAAAATACAGCCATTCAAGCTGAAAATGAAGCGATTAAGCAACGTAACGCCACTGCAAAATCGACTTATGACGCAGCGGTGAAAAAATACGAAGCAGATTTGGCGGCAGTTAAGCAAGCAAATGCTACCAATGAAGCAGACTACCAAGCTAAGCTAGCCGAATACCAGACGGAATTAGCTCGCGTTCAAAAAGCTAATGCTGATGCAAAAGCAACTTACGAGAAGGCAGTTGAAGACAACAAGGCAAAAAATGCTGCGCTCCAAGCTGAAAATGAAGAAATCAAGCAACGCAATGCCGCCGCAAAAGCTGAATACGAAGCTAAAGTTGCGAAATATGAAGCTGATCTTGCCAAATATAAGAAAGAGTTCGCAGCTTATACTGCAGCACTCGCAGAAGCGGAGAGTAAAAAGAAACAAGATGGTTATCTTTCAGAACCAAGATCACAATCGTTGAACTTTAAATCAGAACCAAATGCAATACGAACAATTGATTCATCTGTACATCAATATGGGCAGCAGGAATTGGATGCTTTGGTAAAATCATGGGGGATTTCGCCAACAAATCCTGATAGGAAGAAATCTACAGCATATTCATATTTCAATGCAATCAATTCGAATAACACTTATGCAAAGCTTGTATTAGAGAAGGATAAACCAGTCGATGTTACCTATACTGGTCTAAAAAATTCAAGTTTTAATGGTAAGAAAATTTCAAAAGTAGTTTACACTTACACATTAAAAGAAACAGGTTTTAATGATGGAACCAAAATGACTATGTTTGCCTCGAGTGATCCAACTGTGACAGCATGGTATAATGATTATTTTACTTCTACAAACATTAATGTAAAAGTCAAGTTTTATGATGAAGAAGGTCAACTTATGAATCTCACAGGAGGATTAGTTAATTTTTCATCTCTAAATAGAGGTAACGGTAGTGGGGCAATTGATAAGGATGCAATTGAAAGTGTTAGAAACTTTAACGGTCGATATATTCCAATTTCTGGTTCATCTATCAAGATTCATGAAAATAACTCTGCTTATGCAGATTCATCAAATGCAGAAAAATCGCTAGGCGCTCGTTGGAATACATCGGAATGGGATACAACCTCTAGTCCAAATAATTGGTACGGAGCTATTGTCGGTGAAATAACTCAATCGGAGATTAGCTTTAATATGGCTTCTTCTAAAAGTGGAAATATTTGGTTTGCTTTCAATTCAAACATTAATGCAATTGGGGTTCCGACGAAACCTGTTGCACCAACAGCTCCAACTCAACCAATGTATGAGACAGAAAAACCACTGGAACCAGCTCCAGTAGCACCAAACTACGAAAATGAGCCAACTCCACCGGTAAAAACTCCAGATCAACCGGAGCCATCAAAACCAGAAGAGCCAACATATGAGACAGAGAAACCATTGGAACCAGCTCCAGTAGCACCAAACTACGAAAATGAGCCAACTCCACCGGTAAAAACTCCAGATCAACCGGAGCCATCAAAACCAGAAGAGCCAACATATGAGACAGAGAAACCATTGGAACCAGCTCCAGTAGCACCAAACTACGAAAATGAGCCAACTCCACCGGTAAAAACTCCAGATCAACCGGAGCCATCAAAACCAGAAGAGCCAAATTATGATCCATTGCCAACTCCGCCGGTAGCACCAACTCCTAAGCAGTTGCCAACACCACCAGCGATGCCAACAGTTCACTTCCATTACAATCGTCTATTTGCACAACCTCAGATTAATAAAGAAATTAAAAATGAGGACGGAGTAGATATCGACCGTACTCTCGTTGCTAAGCAGTCTGTAGTGAAGTTTGAGTTGAAAACAGAAGCGTTGACAGCTGGTCGTCCAAAAACAACTTCGTTTGTATTGGTAGATCCACTTCCAACTGGCTATCAGTTTGATTTGGAAGCAACCAAGGCTGCAAGCAAAGGTTTTGAAACAAGCTATGATAAAGCTAGTCACACTGTAACCTTTAAGGCTACTGAGGAGACCTTGGCTGCTTTCAATGCAGATTTGACAAAATCCTTTGAGACTCTATATCCAACTGTTGTTGGTCGTGTCTTGAATGATGGGGCAACTTATACAAATAACTTTACATTGACAGTCAACGACGCCTACGGTGTTAAGTCAAACATTGTTCGTGTAACGACTCCAGGTAAACCAAATGATCCTGACAATCCAAATAACAACTACATCAAGCCTTTGAAAGTTAACAAGAACAAGCAAGGTGTAAATATTGATGGTAAAGAGGTTCTAGCTGGTTCAACGAACTACTACGAACTCACATGGGATTTGGACCAATACAAGGGAGATAAATCTTCTAAAGAAGCAATTCAAAATGGTTTCTACTATGTGGATGATTATCCAGAAGAAGCCTTAACCCTTCAACCAGAATTGGTTAAGATTCGTGATCTAGAGGGCAACCTTGTATCAGGTATCAGTGTTCAACAATATGATAGTTTAGAAGCTGCTCCTAAGAAAGTTCAGGACTTGTTGAAGAAAGCAAACATCACTGTTAAAGGTGCTTTCCAACTCTTCTCAGCTGATAATCCAGCCGAATTCTACAAGAACTATGTAGCAGCAGGAAAATCATTGCTCATCACAGATCCGATGACAGTTAAACCTGAATTTGGTCAAACGGGTGGTAAGTATGAAAACAAAGCCTACCAAATTGATTTTGGAAATGGCTATGCTACAGAAGTAGTTGTCAACAATGTACCGAAAATCACACCTAAAAAAGATGTGACAATCAGTATGGATCCAAGCAGTGACAATATTGATGGCCAAACAATTCCGTTGAACCAGTACTTCAATTATCGTTTAATTGGTGGTTTGATTCCACAAAATCATTCTGAGGACTTGAATGACTATAGTTTTGTAGATGATTATGACCAAAAAGGTGATCAATACACTGGAAATTATAAAGTTCTTGCCAAGGTTGATATCCGATTGAAAGACGGTCGTGTTATTAAGGCAGGGACAGACTTAACAGCTGAAACACAGGTTGAACATGATCAAGATAAGGGAATGATTACCATTCGCTTCAAGGAAGAATTCCTTCAAGAGATTCAGTTGGATTCTCCATTCCAAGCTGAGACTTATATTCAAATGAAACGAATTGCTGTTGGAACTTTTGAAAATACCTATGTAAATACTGTGAACAAAGTTGCTTACGCTTCAAATACAGTTCGCACAACAACGCCAGAACCTAAGAAACCAGAGGAGCCAACGACTCCTACTCCAAAACCAAAAGGTAACCCTACTCTACCTCAAACAGGTACAAATGATTCAAGCTACATGCCATATCTTGGTCTAGCAGCTTTAGTAGGAGTTTTAGGACTTGGTCAGTTGAAACGTAAAGAAGACGAAAGCAACTAA
- a CDS encoding transposase: MEQLHFITKLLDIKDPNIQIIDIINKNTHKEIIAKLDYDAPLCPDCGSQMKKYDFQKPSKIPYLETTGMPTRILLKKRRFKYYQCSKMMVSETPIVKKNHQIPRIINQKIAQKLIEKTSMTGIAHQLSISTSTVIRKLNDFRFKHDFSRLPEIMSWDEYAFTKGKMSFIAQDFEKLNIITVLEGRTQAIKRYWKLIQQDSRKLSDKRFYRPTFRMHLTNKEILDKLLSYSEDLKHHYHLYQLLLFHFQNKETEKFFGLFEDNIKKVHSLFQTVFKTFLKDKGKIVNALQLSYSNAKLEATNNLIKLIKRNAFGFRNFENFKKRIFVALNIKKERTKFVLSRA; this comes from the coding sequence ATGGAACAATTACATTTTATCACAAAACTACTCGATATCAAAGACCCTAATATCCAAATTATAGACATCATCAATAAGAATACCCACAAGGAAATCATTGCTAAATTGGATTATGATGCCCCACTTTGTCCTGATTGCGGAAGCCAAATGAAGAAATATGACTTTCAAAAACCTTCTAAAATCCCTTACCTTGAAACGACTGGTATGCCTACTAGAATTCTCCTTAAAAAACGCCGTTTTAAGTACTATCAGTGCTCTAAAATGATGGTCTCTGAGACTCCTATAGTCAAGAAAAATCACCAAATCCCTCGTATCATCAACCAAAAGATTGCCCAGAAGCTAATTGAAAAGACTTCTATGACTGGCATTGCCCATCAGCTGTCTATTTCAACTTCAACTGTCATTCGCAAACTCAATGACTTCCGTTTTAAGCATGATTTTTCTCGTCTGCCTGAGATTATGTCCTGGGACGAGTATGCCTTCACTAAGGGAAAGATGAGTTTTATTGCGCAAGATTTTGAAAAGCTCAATATCATCACTGTTCTTGAGGGCAGAACACAAGCTATCAAGCGCTACTGGAAGCTCATTCAACAGGATAGTCGTAAACTCAGTGATAAGCGTTTTTATCGCCCTACTTTTCGTATGCACTTAACCAATAAAGAAATCCTAGACAAGCTTTTGAGCTATTCAGAAGACTTGAAACACCACTATCATCTCTATCAACTCTTGCTTTTTCACTTTCAGAATAAGGAAACAGAGAAATTTTTCGGACTCTTTGAAGACAATATAAAGAAGGTTCATTCTCTTTTTCAGACTGTCTTTAAAACATTTCTAAAGGACAAAGGGAAAATCGTCAATGCCCTTCAGTTATCCTATTCCAACGCAAAATTGGAAGCGACTAATAATCTCATCAAACTTATCAAACGCAATGCCTTTGGTTTTCGGAACTTTGAAAACTTCAAGAAGCGAATTTTCGTCGCTCTGAATATCAAAAAAGAAAGGACGAAATTTGTCCTTTCTCGAGCTTAG
- the glnR gene encoding transcriptional repressor GlnR: MKEREFRRNMAVFPIGSVMKLTDLSARQIRYYEDQELIKPDRNEGNRRMYSLNDMDRLLEIKDYISEGHNIAAIKKKYAEREAKSKKAVSQTEVRRALHNELLQQGRFASVRSPFGRG, encoded by the coding sequence ATGAAGGAAAGAGAATTTCGCCGAAATATGGCTGTTTTTCCTATCGGCAGTGTTATGAAGTTGACCGATCTCTCGGCGCGTCAGATTCGTTATTATGAAGATCAAGAGTTGATCAAACCTGATCGAAACGAAGGGAACCGTCGCATGTATTCGTTGAATGACATGGATCGTCTACTTGAAATCAAAGATTATATCTCTGAAGGTCATAATATTGCTGCGATTAAGAAAAAATATGCGGAACGCGAGGCGAAGTCCAAGAAAGCTGTGAGTCAGACGGAAGTGCGTCGTGCACTTCACAATGAACTCCTCCAGCAGGGGCGCTTTGCTTCAGTACGTTCACCCTTTGGTCGCGGTTAG